A window of Ictidomys tridecemlineatus isolate mIctTri1 chromosome 1, mIctTri1.hap1, whole genome shotgun sequence contains these coding sequences:
- the Ubtd1 gene encoding ubiquitin domain-containing protein 1, which produces MGNCVGRQRRERPAAPGHPRKRAGRNEPLKKERLKWKSDYPMTDGQLRSKRDEFWDTAPAFEGRKEIWDALKAAAYAAEANDHELAQAILDGASITLPHGTLCECYDELGNRYQLPIYCLSPPVNLLLEHTEEESLEPPEPVPSVRREFPLKVRLSTGKDVRLSASLPDTVGQLKRQLHTQEGIEPSWQRWFFSGKLLTDRTRLQETKIQKDFVIQVIINQPPPPQD; this is translated from the exons gaCGCAATGAGCCCCTGAAGAAGGAACGGCTCAAATGGAAGAGCGACTACCCCATGACCGATGGGCAGCTTCGGAGCAAACGGGATGAATTCTGGGACACGGCACCTGCCTTTGAGGGCCGCAAGGAGATCTGGGATGCCCTCAAGGCTGCCGCCTATGCTGCCGAGGCCAATGACCATGAGCTGGCTCAGGCCATCTTGGATGGAGCCAGTATCACTTTGCCTCATG GCACCCTCTGTGAATGCTATGACGAGCTGGGCAATCGTTACCAGCTGCCCATCTACTGCCTGTCACCACCCGTGAACCTGCTGCTGGAGCACACTGAGGAGGAGAGTCTGGAGCCCCCCGAGCCTGTCCCCAGTGTGCGCCGTGAGTTCCCACTGAAGGTGCGCCTCTCCACGGGCAAGGACGTGAGGCTCAGCGCCAGCCTGCCTGACACAGTGGGGCAGCTCAAGAGGCAGCTGCACACCCAGGAAGGCATCGAACCATCCTGGCAGCGGTGGTTCTTCTCTGGAAAGCTGCTCACAGACCGCACACGGCTCCAGGAAACAAAGATCCAGAAAGATTTTGTCATCCAGGTCATCATCAACCAGCCCCCACCACCCCAGGACTGA